From a single Couchioplanes caeruleus genomic region:
- a CDS encoding serine/threonine-protein kinase gives MNGDLATMDLSGRCVGSSYVLICPVGQGATGVVWRGLESTSGDQVAVKLLHEGLLRQPKLVTRFVQERSILKMLRHEHIVGVRDLFSVGESLGLAMDFVGGGSLRQRLRGAGTLAPAEAARLLAQVCAALGQAHSLGVVHRDVKPDNILLHGDDERPDVKLTDFGIARILDTPGVTTPHAVIGTPYYMAPEVISGGDATPAADVYGLGIVLHELVTGRTPYTGEPFAVLRAHLDEAPQRPAGVPEPVWTVISSCLDKDPARRPASGELGELLGGLCRDLHDVPAVPAPPPAVSAGASSERVHAAPAPPRVSRPKRRPPNRPGSWAWGRRAALVALIGGALTASGISGYRAWQGGRDAAATTAALPHLPVTGAGSAPSPRSRAALGAPGEHAPAEAAADGAAAPSPSQRESGGAPAARVSAAVGLPGGTGSAGVAAAFGPYECGEAFTWDVGHPVLAQPCHALGGEVRVKGRIEATPGVQADVTLTVQDARTGKVVAGPHTCEGLMFTDSALQHTCGPVDLAAPRGGRYVVVESWRYTGRSLLPGGTTRGAEFDW, from the coding sequence TTGAACGGCGACCTGGCAACGATGGACCTCAGCGGGCGGTGCGTGGGCAGCTCGTACGTGCTCATCTGCCCGGTCGGGCAGGGCGCCACCGGCGTCGTGTGGCGCGGCCTGGAGAGCACCTCCGGCGATCAGGTGGCGGTGAAGCTGCTGCACGAGGGGCTGCTGCGGCAGCCGAAGCTGGTCACCCGGTTCGTGCAGGAGCGCTCGATCCTGAAGATGCTGCGGCACGAGCACATCGTGGGCGTCCGGGACCTGTTCAGCGTGGGGGAGTCGCTGGGGCTGGCGATGGACTTCGTGGGCGGCGGCAGCCTGCGGCAGCGGCTGCGGGGCGCCGGCACGCTGGCGCCCGCCGAGGCGGCCCGGTTGCTCGCGCAGGTGTGCGCCGCCCTGGGGCAGGCGCATTCGCTGGGCGTGGTGCACCGTGACGTCAAGCCGGACAACATCCTGCTGCACGGCGACGACGAGCGGCCGGACGTGAAACTGACCGACTTCGGCATCGCCCGGATCCTGGACACGCCGGGGGTGACGACGCCGCACGCGGTCATCGGGACGCCGTACTACATGGCGCCCGAGGTGATCAGCGGCGGCGACGCGACCCCGGCCGCGGACGTGTACGGCCTGGGCATCGTCCTGCACGAGCTGGTGACCGGGCGCACGCCGTACACCGGTGAGCCGTTCGCCGTGCTGCGCGCTCACCTGGACGAGGCACCGCAGCGCCCGGCCGGCGTGCCCGAGCCGGTGTGGACGGTGATCTCGTCCTGCCTGGACAAGGATCCGGCGCGGCGCCCGGCCTCCGGCGAGCTGGGCGAGCTGCTGGGCGGGCTGTGCCGGGACCTGCACGACGTCCCCGCCGTCCCCGCCCCGCCCCCGGCGGTGTCGGCCGGGGCGAGCTCGGAGCGGGTGCACGCGGCGCCGGCCCCGCCGCGCGTCTCCCGGCCGAAGCGGCGCCCGCCGAACCGGCCGGGCAGCTGGGCGTGGGGCCGCCGGGCGGCGCTCGTGGCGCTCATCGGCGGCGCGCTGACCGCGTCCGGCATCAGCGGCTACCGGGCGTGGCAGGGTGGCCGGGACGCGGCCGCCACCACGGCGGCGCTGCCGCACCTGCCGGTCACCGGCGCCGGCAGCGCCCCCTCCCCGCGGTCACGGGCGGCGCTCGGCGCGCCCGGGGAGCACGCGCCGGCCGAGGCGGCCGCCGACGGTGCAGCGGCACCGTCGCCGTCGCAGCGCGAGTCCGGCGGCGCGCCGGCTGCCCGGGTGTCGGCGGCCGTAGGGCTGCCGGGCGGCACGGGCTCCGCCGGCGTCGCGGCCGCGTTCGGGCCGTACGAGTGCGGCGAGGCCTTCACCTGGGACGTCGGGCATCCCGTGCTCGCCCAGCCCTGTCACGCCCTGGGTGGCGAGGTCCGCGTGAAGGGCCGCATCGAGGCGACGCCGGGTGTGCAGGCCGACGTCACGCTGACCGTCCAGGATGCCCGGACCGGCAAGGTGGTCGCCGGTCCGCACACCTGCGAGGGGCTGATGTTCACCGACTCGGCGCTGCAGCACACCTGCGGGCCCGTGGACCTCGCGGCGCCGCGTGGCGGCCGGTACGTCGTGGTGGAGAGCTGGCGCTACACCGGGCGGTCGCTGCTGCCCGGCGGCACGACGCGGGGCGCCGAGTTCGACTGGTGA